The genomic segment GCAACCACCTGAGTTCGAACGTCTGAAGTATCGGAAATGGTTTCTTCACTTCGTTCTTGCCCAGCCTAGCATCTGGCCGGGCGGAAAATTCAGCCTTCGAAAAACCACGAGATCCCACGATCCCGAATCCCAGTCGTGTGTTAGTGATGGGGAACGTCTGCGGGACTAAACGATTCGTCTCAGCGTGGGAGAACCTTTCAATGCTGATGACCAAGCAGAGACGGCCGGCGATCCGTACCCTGCGCGGTTGGGCGATCAACGTGCTGAACGAAGCCGGCGCCATCCGCGAGTGCGAGGAGCACGGTTGGATGCAGGACCGCACCGATCCGCATGCACGAGAGCGCGCCTTCGATATCGCGCGTCAGGACCCGCCAGCAGACGTCTCCCCTCAAGCAGCGGAGGCCGCAATTCGCGACGTGCTGGACTCGATTGGTGATAGCTGCCCAGAATGCGCCCCTGACGAGGAGGACCGACGCTAAACATCGACGCCAGCCCGTCTCCTACTCAGCGGCCTAGCCGTTTCTCCACACGCTTGCGCGCGTTGCCGACCTTTTTGACAGCCTTTTTCACCGCCGGCGCCGACTTTCCCGTCTTCTTCGCCTCGTACTGCACTTCGTAGTCCTGCCCGCCGGCCACCCGTGCCCGGTCCTGCTTGCGCCCGCGCGCCGTCTTCGACTTCTTCGCTGCCGCCATGGATACCTCCTGTTCGTGGCGTCGAGGCAACGCAACAAGGATTCGGCGGTTCCGGAACGATTCGAACTGTGCCAATTTGAATCAACTATAGCGTGGAGTTCTTCTGTGGCGTCTCAGCGTAAAAAGCCGGCGGCCATCGGCGTCAAGGCGCCCTTCCCCGGCTTCATCGAACCGGCCCTGGCCACCTCGATCGAGAAGGTGCCGTCCGGAGAGCGCTGGATTCACGAAATCAAGTTCGACGGCTACCGTGTTCAGGTCCATCTGGCCAACGAGACGGCGAAGATCTTCACCCGGCGCGGCCACGATTGGACGCATCGCTTCAAGAAGGTCGCTCATGATGCCTGGCGGATCAAGGCGAACTCGGCGGTGGTGGACGGCGAGATCGTGGTACCTGCCGCCGACGGCACGACCGACTTCTCGGTTCTGCAGAACGAGCTCAAGGGCAAGTCGAAGAGCATCGTGCTCGTCGCGTTCGATCTGCTCTATCTGAACGGCCGAGATATCCGGAAGCTACCGCTCCTTCAGCGCAAAGCCGAACTCAAGAAGATTCTAAGCGGCACCGACATCCAGTTCAGCGAAAGCTTCGAGATAGACGGGCGCGAGATGTTCGCGCACGCCTGCAAGCTCGGCCTCGAAGGCGTCGTCTCGAAGGTCCGGGGCAGCGCCTATCCAACGGGACGCACGAATGATTGGGTCAAAAAGACCTGCGTACAGCGTGAGACGTTGACCATTGCCGGCTTCGCACTCGATGGGACGAAGTGGGACGGCATCTACGTCGGCCGGCGCAAGGGCGACGATCTGGTCTACGCCGGCAAAGTCGACCACGGCTTCGATAGGGTCTCGGCCGCAAATCTGCAGAAGCGGCTTAAACCCCTCATCCGAAGAACCCAGCCCTATGCCAAGCGTATCAACCACAAGGGCATCTGGGTCGAACCGAAGCTTCTGGCTGAGATAGAGTATCGCGCAAAGTCGGCCGAGGGAAAGGTCCGCCATCCATTTTTCCGGGGCCTGCGGGAGGACCTGTGATGGATGCGTTCGATCGCTTCTGGCAGTGGGCGAACAAGCCCCCCGAAAGTCCGCTGACGATTCCGGCCGAGCTGCATCAAGCGGTCATGGAGCTCGCTCCCGAGGACCGAGGGGACCGCACCACGGTGAACCGAGCCGCAGCGCGCGCACCAGACCCCGAACGATGATCGCTTGACGGCAACCCTTTGCCTTCCCTCGGTGCCGCCGAGCAAGAACTGCCAAGAAACTAACTCCGTGCACGCTGCAGCGCAGCTTCCAATCGCTCCCTCTCCTTATTCCAGCGACCGTCTTCGGTTTGCGATCTCTTCGCGAGAGCCTCAACCTCGGCCTGGATGGCGGCAGCCCGCTTCGCGTGCTCCTGCTCCGCGTTGTCCAGCGCAGCCTGCGCCTTGTCGACCGCCTGCTGACGGCGCTCACGTTCTTTCTGCCTAGCGGCGTCTTCCCTCGCCCGCTCACCTTCCCGGCGCCTCTCCTCCCGTTCGTAGGCAAGCGCAGCCTTCCGCTCGGCCGTCTTGTCGACGGGACGTGAGGAAGGCTTCTTCGCAATTTGGCCCTTCGATTTGCGCGGCGCGTTCGTCGATCTTCTGTCCCCGCCGAGATCGGTGGGCAGTTCGGCTTGCTCGCTGAAGGATCGGTTGGATCCGACCGGGCGCCTGAGAACGACGCCCGGCTTCTTCATGGCCGCAGCGATGACGTCCGGATCGTCGCTTTCCTTCGCCGCGCCCTGGTGGAAGAGATTGCTGTTGGCGCCCCAGGCTTCCAGGGCCGCTTTCATGGAGGGAGCGGCGATCGCCAGATCGAAGAAGCCCAGCGAAGTCTGAAAGGTTTTCAGCTTTCTCGCCATCGGTCTGATTCGCCCTCCTTAATCGAGCGCCAACGTCGCATGCCACGGAGCCTGCGGAACACGACGCGGCCCCGAAGCGTTCCCTAATCCTTGAAGGACGTCCATGCATTTCGCAACGTGCTCTTAAGGATTGGCCTCGAATGAGCCGGACGTCGACCCTGCCCAAGCGCCTGCAGCCGATGCTCGCTACGCTCACCGACGCGCCGTTCGACGATCCCGGCTGGGTTTTCGAGGACAAATATGACGGCTTCCGGATGATCGCGGAAATCCGGCGAGGCAAGGTTGCGCTCTACAGCCGAAATGGCAAGATCATCAGCCGCAGCTATATCGAGGTCGCCAAAGCGCTGGAGGGCGTGAAGGGCGATGCCGTGATCGACGGGGAGCTCGTCGCGATCGGAAAGGACGGCGTCTCGCATTTCCAGTTGCTTCAAAACGCGCTGCGCCATGAGGCGAAGCTCCTGTATTGCGCCTTCGACCTCATGTTCGCAGACGGTGAGGACCTGCGTGCGCTGCCGCTCCTCGAGCGCAAGACGCGGCTCAAGGCCATCCTTCCGCGCCACAAGCTCGTCGCGTTCAGCAACCACCGCAAAGGCAAGGGAACGAAGTTCTTCGCAGATGCCGAGCGGAGACATCTCGAAGGCATCATGGCCAAGCGCGCCGATAGCCCGTACGCGTCCGGACGCCGGACCGCCGACTGGCTGAAGGTGAAGACCGCGCAGCGGCAAGAGGTCGTGATCGCCGGCTTCACGGCGCCGAGGCGAACCCGGCCTTTCTTCGGCGCTCTCGTCCTCGCGGTACGCGAAGGGGATGCATGGCGGTACATCGGCCACGTTGGCACCGGCTTCAGCCACCAAGTTCTCGAAGAGCTTCACGGCGAGCTCATGAAGCTCAAAACCGCAAAGTCACCGTTCCCTGCAAAGGTGAAGGATGAGCAGGTCACGACCTGGGTGCGTCCTGCGTTGGTCGCAGAAGTGAAGTTCGCGGAGTGGACCAGCAACGGCGAGCTGCGCCAGCCGGTCTATCTCGGGCTGCGGTCCGACAAAAACGCGAAGGACGTCGTACGCGAAAAGAAGTGGTCGCGAAAATAGCGCCGCCGAGACGAAGCGTAGACCTGTTCAGCCGGCGTCGCGCTCAGATGCCGAAGGCCATGGCGGCAAGGGCGGCAACCCGAGAACCTTACGTACCGGTCCGAACGACCGCCGGTGAGCTGCGCATGCGCCGAGTCTGGCGAGCGCTTCATAATGAGCCGGCACCGGGTAGCCCTTGTGATCCGCGAAGCCATAGCCGGGGTGTCGCACGTCGAGCGTCCGCATGACCCTGTCGCGCTCGACTTTCGCGAGGATGGAGGCGGCCGCGATGCTGGCGGACTTGGCGTCCCCTTTGATGATGGCCTGCTGAGGGATGTCGATTTCCTTCAACCGTTTCGCATCGATCAGCAAGTGCTGCGGCGGCAATCCCAGCCCCCGGACCGCACGCTGCATAGCCTGGATGCCCGCCCAATAGATATTGATCGCGTCGATCTCCTCGACCTCGACGAACGCCACACACCAACTCTCAGCCTTTTCCTTGATCTCCTTGGCGAGTTCTTCGCGAGCCGCGGCGTCGAGTTTTTTCGAGTCGTCGATTCCGACTATCCGCGTGCCTGGTTTCAGGATCACGGCGCCAGCGGAGACCGGACCGGCGAGAGGGCTCATTCCGGCCTCGTCCACGCCTGCGACGGCATGATGGCCGCTTTCCCAGAGAGATGCCTCGAAGCGGAGCATCTTGCGGAGGCGCTGCCCTTCCGACCTATTTTCGAAGTGGCGTTTATCGATTGAAGCCAGGATGGCACGCGCTCCGGCGCGGGTGTCGGCCCGCAAGATCTGCTCGACGCTGGCCTCGAGCGGTCTTTTCTCGACGACATAGCGTTGACGCAACACATCGAGAGAATACTGGGACATCGCGGCCTTCGTGGAGACTGACTGTGGGAGCGTGTCGGTGAACTTTATGGCGATTGTCTGAAGTAGCTATACCGCCTCACCGACCGCGCAACGCCCTCTCAAAAGGAACCCGGCCAGCTCTCCCGCGCGGGTTCGGCCTCCATTTCCTCGCTATGTTGTCGCTCGCCGGCTCGGTAGAAGGACCCGTGCTCAGTCGCCGTCCCGAGTAGATCGGGGCCGGCATGGCCGCTAACAAGGTACCGGCGGTCGGCTTGGGGCTGGGGAGGCAAATCGACAGTCCGGGACTATCAAACCGCTGCTCCCATTTGGCAGATTTTTCTTCCCTCAGTCGCTACCTCAAGGCGCGTTTGCTCTTGCCCGTTCGCGCGCCTCGCGCCGACGTTCACGTCTTTCGCGCCGTCGCTTGGCTCGATCGGCGGGCTGCCGCAGCGGAGGAACGGGCGCCGGCGAGGTCGCACTCGTCTCCACAACTGGAGGCGCCTCGGCCCTTTCCAAGGCCGTTGGCCGCGCTTCCATCAATTCGAGCAACGCCCGTCCTTTGGACGTGATCTTCCATCCTCCGCTTATCCGTTCGACCAGTCCTTGTGAGAAGATGTCGAGGTCGGGCACTCTGGCCGCGAGGCGCCTGGTCCGGTCCGCCCAGTCGCGGCCACTCGTTGCCAGGATGGCCATATCCCTCTTGAGGTCTTCCATAACGGCAAAGCCGTCCGGATAAGCTACCAAAATCTTCAGGACGGTGACTTGAAAGTTCACGCCCGCCCCGCGATCAGCGCCACATCGTCGGCGCGTGCGAGAGGGCGTCGCGACCAACCTGTTTGAGACCTTCGGGAGAGATCTCGCCTCTCGTCGCAGCCTCTAGGATTTTCGACGCGACGTGGGTACGTGCCCCGATCTCGCGGTGCGAGACGCTTTCACAGACTTCATCGAGAATCGCGCGCAAAAGCGCCGTGGTTGCCAAGTCGAACATAAGCTGCCCCCTGAGGGAAAATCTAATCCTAGCGCGGTTTCGCACGCTTGAGGATTCAAGAATGTTAAGCTTGCCGATGGTGCGCTGCACCCATGGTTGCGTACCGCGCCGATGGCTTGCCTCTGCAGGTCGAAGCCCGCAAAATCGAACTGATTGGGCTGAAGGCGATGCTACCAAACACTCCCAAGGGAAAATCACGCGAATTGATAAACTTCCCAGCGGCGCGCAAAGCGCACAAGACGCTATTTCAAATCGCGAGGTCGACGGCTCTATGCGCGGTTGCTTCGGCCTCGCGGTCCGCCGCCGTTCTGGCGTTGCGCACCGACCGGGCCGCCATTAGGCGGCTGACGAGATGACCTCGTATAACGTCGTCGAGATGGGAATCGCCATTCGCCGGGCTGCCGCGGACGGCGAAGTAGTGGCCTTCGGCATCACCGGATGCTTCACGACTCCTAAGCCGACTTCCGCTGCGGCTTGGCCGCCGGCTTCTTCGCTGCGGTCTCCTTCGCCGGCTTCTTGCCTGCGATCGGCATCAGCATTTCCTTCTGCCCGGCCGCCGCCTTGCGCGGCTTCTTGCCTGGTTTCTTCGGCGGCTCTGTCGCGGCCGCCCCCTCTCTTCCGATGCTCTTGCGCAGCGCGTCCATCAGGTCCACGACGTTCTCACCTCGAGGACGCGCTTTTGCGGTGATGGGTTTGCCGGCGCGCTTCTGATTGATGAGATCGATGAGGGCGGCTTCGTACTGGTCTTCGAACTTGTCCGGCTCGAAATGGCCCGCCTTCTGATTGACGATGTGCTTCGCGAGATCAAGCATGTCCTTGGTGACTTTGACATCCTGGATATCGTCGAAATACTCATCCGCGGAACGGACTTCGTAGGGATAGCGCAGCAGCGTGCCCATCAGCCCCTTGTCGAGTGGCTCATGCGAAGTGCTCTTCCGCAATAATCTCATGTTCGATCATGTCGTTCACATCAATACTGATGGAATCCGGGCTGCCTATGGAGAATTGCCGGCAGACGGCGGCCGCGCAACGGACTCGCGCAGACGTGTGATCGAACATATCGATAGCGGCCGCCTGATTAGCCTAGAGCGGTGGCTCACCACTCTCTCCACTCAATGAGCGATCGAAATCGCCTCCGCTAGGTCTGCATGGACAAGCTGGATCCAAAGCGCCGCAGTGCCAACATGCGAGCCATCCGTGCAAAAAACACAAAGCCGGAGCTCGCCGTGCGACACGCTTTGCGCCAAGCCGGATTCACCGGCTACCGCCTGCATCGGCGGGATTTGCCCGGGAAACCCGATATCGCCTTCGTTGGACGAAAGAAGGCGATCCTCGTCCACGGGTGCTTCTGGCATGGACATGATTGCCGCGAGGGGCTGCGCCGCCCGCGGGCGCGGCCCGAATATTGGTTGCCGAAAATCTCGGGCAATCAGGCCCGCGACGCGCGCCACCAGGAAGATTTGATCTCGCAAGGGTGGAGTGTCCTCGTGATTTGGGAATGCGAAACCTCCGATCCTGCGCTCGCACAACGCCTAGCGGGTTTCGTCGGCGCAGCATCCTCAGGTTAGCACTATGTGCGTATAGTCAAGGACTGGCAGCCGATCCGTATAGGGGAACCGCATTCATGCGCTGCGCTTGAGTCGGGGATCAGAAACGCGCTCCGGTCGCAAAAGGGGAACGGACGACGTGCCGAGATTGCGGCGGCCCGCTTGCCGCCGTCATGCCCGTCGAGAGCACACCCCCCTGGCGTCACAAGGCGGACGACTGCGATCCTTGGAGCGAGCCCGAGGGACCGCGGCATGTCGGCTGGAAGAAACTCTTGGACTTGTCGTGCCGTGAGGAAGATTTCGTGTACGCCGTTAGAGGTGAGGATATTCGAGCGGCGAGATGCCGAAGGCCAGCAGGCGTCGCATGCCGGTCAGGTGCATGCTGAACGGCTTACGTCGTATCGCTATCCTCGAACCAAATCAGCTGCCGGCTCCTTTCATGACGGCCGATAGCCACGGCTTCACCACTTGGAGCGTTCGGACGTCACCCAGATAGTCGAGATCCTCTAAGGAAAGCTTGCCGGATACACGTAGCATGTCGGAGAGCGCAGACCCCGTCGTGGTCGGCAAGAGCTCTATAATCGTCTGAGCCAACTCGCGGTCGCGGGAAAAAGCCGTGATCGCCAACGGAATGAGCAGCACTCTGCGATCGGGTTTTGCCGCCAACGACTGTGCGGCGGCAACAACCTGAGGACGGTCTGCGCAAGCTCCAACGACGACCGTCAATGGAAGCGCGACTGGCGCTGCCCGAACCAGAAGCTGCTTGTCTGAAACTGCCGCAGCAAGCGCCGCATCGACGCATTGTTGCTCCAAGCACAGTGCTTCGGCCGCCAAGCGGTGGTGAGGCGGATTGCCAGTTTTCAACGCCAGCTTCAAGACTCTCTTACGCGCATCGCTCGAGCCATTGCGGACGAGAGCTCGCAACAACATCAGTTTGACGTCGCGATCGTCAGTTTGGAATAGTATCTTACCAATTTCGGAAACATACTCATCATCGATCTGCGGCGGCTGACTCAAGAGATAAGCAGCGCCATAGGCAATGCGGAAGTCCCGCTCCTCTTCATGTTGCGGTTGTCGGGGCTCCCATGTGTCGGCGGCCAGCTTCAATATTGCATCCATATTATCGGCGTTTGGACGCTCTTGCAGCAGGGAGAGCACTTTCTCACGAACCCGGTGCCCTTTATCGCTCGCTAGGTTACGTAACTGGGGGGAAAGGGGACCGGGGGACTGCTCAGCAAGCGAGCTGAGAGCCACTTCACGCACATCTGCAAACCGGTGGCCCAAGGCGGCTTCGACGAGCGGCCACATTTGACTTCGAGCGGCTATAGAAACCGCGCACACGGCAATCGCGATAGACTTGCCGTCGTTCTTAGGCCAGCTAAGGATCTCTTTCAGCAGATGATCTACCTTAAAGCCAGCCCTGCTAAGCGCTTCCGCCTGCACGGACTTGAGTTCGAGATTTCCGCGCGTGTCCAACCGTTCAAATAGCAACAGCGCATCTTTACTCAACCCGTCGAAGCTGGATGCGAACACGGCATTCGCCGCTTCCGCCAATGCGTTAGGAAAGGCAGCGAGAAATTGGAGGCGGAGAGCGTCGAAGTCGATGTTGTTCCGTTGAAGCTTCGCATCCCTGACGTCGACAAACTCGAGCACCAATTCAATTACCCGCCGGACGTCGCCATTTGCGACGAGAACTTCGAGCGCCGAGAATAATTGAGATGGCGCGGCGCACAGAGCCGTTTCCAGCACCTCAAGCCTGACTTCCCGGATGGCACTCCCCGCAATTAGTCGCTCCCTTAGAGGCTCCAAAAACTCCTCGGGCATCGCCTTCTGCATGGCTTGCCAAAAATCACGCTCTTCCGCCCTGTCCAAAGCGGCTCGTGCGATGGCGCGCCATTCGTCAATCGTGACGCCCGTAGCGCGCTCGGCAGCCCTTATCCAGAAATACAATAGATCCAAAGCATGCGCGTGATCGCGAATAGCGCTCCATCCGTCCCTCTCTCGTTTCTCCGCAACATAAGACTCAAGAAACTCGTGCGCCGTCTGACCTTCTTCGGAGATACTCTCATAATAATGATCGCCGTAATCACCGTCGTACTCGCCGTTAGCGAGCTTAAGCTTGAATTCATCATCGGGTTTTCCGGCGAGTTCGCTGCGATATGAAATTGCCTGCGTTACAACCTCCTCAAAACCATTGAGATCGGCGAGCGCACCTGTAGCAATCAAATCGGCATTCGGGTTGTAGCCGTCTTGAACAACTGAAAGCGCCGCATCCATAAAGGCCGGCGTCAGATCAATGCACAGTTTCGAGACTTGGCCGGCAAACTGTGCGGGATAAGAGGGATTGTGGTGAGGTATTTCGCGTGTGATGAAGGCGAAACAAATTGCTCGCGTCCTGTGATCGGCCGCAACTTTTTGGAACCAATCGAGTGACCGATCTGGCGGACTCCACTTGTCGAAGAACCAATATTCCTTGTCTTTCTTCTGA from the Bradyrhizobium sp. WBAH42 genome contains:
- a CDS encoding very short patch repair endonuclease, coding for MDKLDPKRRSANMRAIRAKNTKPELAVRHALRQAGFTGYRLHRRDLPGKPDIAFVGRKKAILVHGCFWHGHDCREGLRRPRARPEYWLPKISGNQARDARHQEDLISQGWSVLVIWECETSDPALAQRLAGFVGAASSG
- a CDS encoding cell envelope biogenesis protein TolA, giving the protein MARKLKTFQTSLGFFDLAIAAPSMKAALEAWGANSNLFHQGAAKESDDPDVIAAAMKKPGVVLRRPVGSNRSFSEQAELPTDLGGDRRSTNAPRKSKGQIAKKPSSRPVDKTAERKAALAYEREERRREGERAREDAARQKERERRQQAVDKAQAALDNAEQEHAKRAAAIQAEVEALAKRSQTEDGRWNKERERLEAALQRARS
- the ligD gene encoding non-homologous end-joining DNA ligase; translation: MSRTSTLPKRLQPMLATLTDAPFDDPGWVFEDKYDGFRMIAEIRRGKVALYSRNGKIISRSYIEVAKALEGVKGDAVIDGELVAIGKDGVSHFQLLQNALRHEAKLLYCAFDLMFADGEDLRALPLLERKTRLKAILPRHKLVAFSNHRKGKGTKFFADAERRHLEGIMAKRADSPYASGRRTADWLKVKTAQRQEVVIAGFTAPRRTRPFFGALVLAVREGDAWRYIGHVGTGFSHQVLEELHGELMKLKTAKSPFPAKVKDEQVTTWVRPALVAEVKFAEWTSNGELRQPVYLGLRSDKNAKDVVREKKWSRK
- the ligD gene encoding non-homologous end-joining DNA ligase, which produces MASQRKKPAAIGVKAPFPGFIEPALATSIEKVPSGERWIHEIKFDGYRVQVHLANETAKIFTRRGHDWTHRFKKVAHDAWRIKANSAVVDGEIVVPAADGTTDFSVLQNELKGKSKSIVLVAFDLLYLNGRDIRKLPLLQRKAELKKILSGTDIQFSESFEIDGREMFAHACKLGLEGVVSKVRGSAYPTGRTNDWVKKTCVQRETLTIAGFALDGTKWDGIYVGRRKGDDLVYAGKVDHGFDRVSAANLQKRLKPLIRRTQPYAKRINHKGIWVEPKLLAEIEYRAKSAEGKVRHPFFRGLREDL
- a CDS encoding DUF3606 domain-containing protein, with amino-acid sequence MAAAKKSKTARGRKQDRARVAGGQDYEVQYEAKKTGKSAPAVKKAVKKVGNARKRVEKRLGR
- a CDS encoding ribonuclease HII produces the protein MSQYSLDVLRQRYVVEKRPLEASVEQILRADTRAGARAILASIDKRHFENRSEGQRLRKMLRFEASLWESGHHAVAGVDEAGMSPLAGPVSAGAVILKPGTRIVGIDDSKKLDAAAREELAKEIKEKAESWCVAFVEVEEIDAINIYWAGIQAMQRAVRGLGLPPQHLLIDAKRLKEIDIPQQAIIKGDAKSASIAAASILAKVERDRVMRTLDVRHPGYGFADHKGYPVPAHYEALARLGACAAHRRSFGPVRKVLGLPPLPPWPSASERDAG